aaaataaaactataatatttttaaacaaatgtatTGGCAAATTTCGAacaaaacttgagaaaattgagAGATTTAAAAGAGTTAAGATAAGAGAATTTAGAGTTTAGAGAGAATAGATAGAGTTAAATTTGAGTGAAAGACTGAAAAATAGTCTGGTATTTATAGAAAAAAGCCATTGccccttaaaaaaatttaccgtTGTCTCGTTGAAATTTTGACCGTTGGGAAATGGTCATTGTAGGAAAGCACGCTCAGCTAGACGCGTTTTCACACACTCTCTTCAAAATcgatttatttttctaaattttgaaagaaacctATTTGGTCAATTAAAAAAAGGTATATATGAGtaatttaacttaaaagttattctatttattttaatttatcataatttaattttttttatttttttaatttataaatttagcaATACTATTGTATGATTATAGAAAATATAcatgacaaaaaataaaaattatttctaaataaaaatattattttttataaacgGTGTCCACATCGACATTTactgtttaaataatttgaattaatttttattattaatttaaaaaccctGGTTTatagaataaagaaaaatggatgCATAGGGTGATGCCATGAGATGTGACTGGCATGGAGATAGACTTTTGAGAAATGACAAAAGAGAATCAACTTTAAAGATGATCTAActaatgaacaaaataaaaagtttgttACGTGCTAATTTTAACAAGAACCCACGTACTTAGTAAACTTCAGTTTACATTGcatataaactataaagtaTTGGCCTACATGTACGTAGGCACATTGAAAGCTGCGGCATACCGTAACCCTGGTTCTTCATCTTAATCTCCATGTTCATCGCTCTTATCCTCAAATTATTCTTCAACTCTCTGACTCAAACCAGAAAAACCTCTCAAAACTTCCCACCAGGCCCATATCCTCTCCCCATCGTTGGTAACTTGTTCTTGTTCCGTAAATCCTTTAATGACCTTCATCATATACTTCAGTCCCTCCATGCCAAATTGGGTCCTATAATCACCCTCCACTTTGGTTCCCGCCCGGCTAATTTTCATCGCCGATCGCTTTCTTTCCCACCAAGCATTGGTTCAAAATGGTGCCATTTTTGCCGACCGTCCTCCACCTTTAGATGGTAGAGAGCAAGTTGTTATCACCACCGCCGTCTACGGCCCCACATGGCGTGTGCTAGGCCGTAACCTTACGGCTGAAATGATTCATTCTTCTCGTGTGAAATCTTATAGTTATGCACGCAAGGTGGTTTTGGAGAGACTCTTGAAACTCCTCAAGGATCAGTCTGATTCTGCTGATCGTTGGGTCGAAGTGACGGATCAGTTCCGGAACTCCATGTTTAGCATGCTCGCCTTCATGTGCTTCGGAAAAGAACTTGAAGAacagaaaatcaaagaaatagcCGAGGTTGAGAGGGATATGATGCGGACTTTTGGTGAAGTGAGTATGGTTTCGGTTTTGCCGAGAGTAACAATGATCATCTTTTATAAACAATGGAAAAAGATCTTCCAGCTACAAGAAAAATTGAGACGCCTAATCGTACCTTTGATACTAGATCGAAAGAAGTTAAAGCAAGAAAAGTCAAATGAAGGTGAAAATCAAGACGACAACAAACATGGCATCTCATTCTACGTTGATACCTTGTTAGATGTGAAGCTACCAGAAGAGAATAGAAGCCTTGATGTTGAAGAAATTCTGGGTTTATGCTCAGAATTTCTCAATGGAGGAACGGATAATACATCCGCACTGCTGCAATGGATTATGGCGAACTTGGTGAAAAACCCACATATCCAGCAGAAGCTGTTCATGGAGATTAAAGGGGTCATCGGAAATGAGGAGAAAATGGTGAAAGAAGATGATTTGCATGAGATGCCATACTTAAAAGCAGTGATATTAGAAGGGTTAAGGCGACATCCGCCCCTTCGGTTTTTGCTGCCTCATTCAGTAACAAAGGATGTGGTTCTGGATGGGTATTTCATGCCAAGAAATGGAACTATGAATTTCATGATAGGAGATATGGGAATGGACCCAAAAGTGTGGGAAGATCCAATGTCGTTTAAACCAGAAAGGTTTGTCACGAGTGCAGAAGATGGAGAGGGATTTGATATAACAGGGAGCAACGAGATTAAGATGATGCCGTTTGGTGCTCGAAGAAGGATTTGTCCAGGGTATGCATTGGCCCTACTTCATCTAGAGTATTTTGTGGCGAATTTGGTGTGGAATTTTGAATGGAAAGCTGGGGGTGATATCACTATGGAAGAACAGCGCGAGTTCTCGGTACAGATGAAACATCCATTGCAAGCCCTTATATCTCCAAGATTTTTATGACAATACGCTCAACTACAATATTTCAATGGTTAAAAACCTTTCCACCAATCTCTGCGGTGCAGTTGTTGTGATTCTTATAAATTTCAGAAATTCAAGGTTGATTATGCTTGTATTCCTAGACTTTATGTTCATTTAAAGAAATCCGTTTGAAATATGATTGAAGTTTTGGGATCATAGTAGTAAATACGGTACCAATAAGTAAAACGAAACCTCATGTTGTGCTTTTCGTTTTAGCTTTGTACCGGTTGATTTCTATTGAATAATGGGAAATCAATTGTACCGTCCGAAACATGTTTTGAGCTAAAAGTTGTCTactttcaaatcttttattacCGTTTGACCTACAgtaataaaaactatatatatattacaaatattaattagTTGTATCCTCGCTTCATTACATGATATAACACCAAGAAAACCCTTACATTACATTTGGTTAGAGAATGGAATAGAGCTATAATGTaattgttaagtatgactcctattttcagttaaatttgagaaataattttttagttaaactctgtttatttatttcagtcaaacactgattagtttagattattttattattatttgacatatgaatttagcctataaataggctcttgtacaaccttagaaaatacacccattagattagaactcataacacattcagagaattttgtttttacgttttgagggttctttgtttttcgggttttcggggtttagttttatctccatcttttgtactcttcattcttttgccattatagtaaaattatctttacccgtggttttttatcctctttggaggggtttctccacattaaatttgtgtgttcatcttctcaatttcttctgctattttacttgtttgttgcttaattggGACGATCcttaacaagtggtatcagagctagttcaaagATCAGCCTATTCAGATATGacaacaacaaggtttgaaattgagaagttcaatggtgagacaaattttaatctgtggcaagttcggatgatggcaattctagttcaatccggtttgaaaaaggttgttaccgggaaaaaacctgagaatctaaataaaacggaatgggaagagcttgatgaaaaggccttgtctgcaatccagttgtgcctcacgaatacggtattgcaggaggtattgatggagaagacctcatccgccttgtggaaaaaACTATTTATGCAACTAAGTctttggctaaccgtttagtgttgaaacaacgtctatttacttttcgcatgaacgaaggtaagcttcttagagatcacatcagtcaattcattactcttttaaatgatttaaggaacgttgaggttcatattgatgatgaagatcaagctatgctattattgtgctctttacccccttcatacaagtttttcagggagaccctgatttatggcagagacaaaatctcgttcgaagatgtgaagggtcatttgttgagtagagacaaactcgacaatgagcttcatttggatagcaaggcagataggcaagcttccgttttggtagcatcaaagaaacgagacaaaaggtgtcgctattgtaaaaagttaggtcacgtcaaagcagattgttataaactacgaaataaaagagcttctgagagtaacgaggaagatgtagctgatgctaatttgatcgatgaaagcggtgatgatttcttgttagtgtcaacgagcgataactccaagctcacgtccgagtggatcctagattcgggatgttctttccagaTGTGTCctaatagagaatggttctctacatacagttcggttgaaggtggattTGTTCGCATgagaaacgattcatctagtaaggtaattggtattggtactgtcaaaattaggatacacgatgggacgattaggacactttcaaatgtcaggtatgtacctgatttacgaaagaatctcatctccttaagtattttagacttgaaaggatgcagaatcaacatcgagtcaagcggcattaaagtatctcgtggagctctcgttttgttaaaagggaaaagaactgtcagtctttatattctggaaggttctacagtgactgGTGAAATCGGATGTCCCTCATCCGTTACAGAGttgaagtcaactcgtttggagatGAGGTAACTtcgtcataggagggaaaaatgtatgaccgtttcgttgaagagaggttctcttttggatgcaggttttgaaaagttagggcaatgtgttcgtgaaaatcagacctgggttagttttgatttggcagtgtacaagtcgaaggctagaagtcttccagtttctaagcatagattcgactcagttaattccctgcatagttcaagataagCTCGTGGCGGGATTTGGCAAAGATGgtgttgtggaaatatgagtcaaggtggagatttgttaagtatgactcctattttcagtcaaatttgagaaataatcttttagttaaactcatttatttatttcatcaaacaccgattagtttagattattttattattatttgacatatgaatttagcctataaataggctcttgtacaaccttagaaaatacacccgttagattagaactcataacacattcagagaattttgtgtttacgttttgagggttctttgtttttcgggttttcggggtttagttttatctccatcttttgtactcttcattcttttgccattatagtaaaattatctttacccgtggttttttatcctctttggagaggtttttccacgttaaatttgtgtgttcatcttctcaatttcttctgctattttacttgtttgttgcttaatcgggacgatccttAACAGTAATAGAGTTATaatggaatagagttgtaatcAGTATTCAGATGTTTAGTTGAATGCAATGGAATGGAATGAAGTTGTAATAGTATTATTGtgtttagttgaatgtaatAGATGTTGTAATAGTATAAGAAAAAAGACTTAAATGACCAAAGTACCCTTAGTagaattttttagttaaaatcattattgttattaaattttaataagattattattaaatataatttaataaaataataaaaaatttaatcatattttaacataattattaaatacaatttaataaaataatatataatttaatagtattcttaatattattattaaaatatgaattaataaaaatcataatatataatattataaaaataatatataacctactttattatttttaaacacatatttaatgtgctaaataTTACATTATCCTTCATTATTTCCTTGCActcttttcttcctttaataaatttcttttatcttttatataataaaatcaagTTTACATAATCTTCAATTGAGTTAATTGAAAGATCCATCTACAACCATGGCTGAATAAAAGATTATTATctttataaacatatcatttatatttttatatagttaaataaaatacttgTTCCTTATCAAACATCTATAAGGAAAGTCACTCCAAGCCAAGGTGTTATACTGTAAACAAGCATCAGAAgaacacataaaatatatatttcaaagttTCATCTCAAATTGGATTATCCTCCACGTTCATGCAACCATTGCGAACGACACACACATCTATGTACACATTTCATAATGAAAATAGTCTGCATTGAATTCACAAACATGACCATTAAATCTTTCTGATCAACTACAGGTTGCAAGAATACTCAGTAGCAGTACTTTGTCAAGTAATCTTTTGGAGCAATTACCAAACCACGACTTTTCCTTGCCCCACAGTATACAGTTTCAATGATGTCTATGAACTCTTGTTTGTCATTAAGAGCTTAGTTAATCTTGTTGTTATTATCAGTGCCAAGATCAATCATAATGTGCTTGTTTCTGAAAAAAAATATCACTGTCGATGGATCGTAAAGCTCATACATCATGTTAATATCAAGTACTTCGGTTATGTCTATAAGATAAATCACAACAATGTTCTTTACTGTTTTAGCGACGGAAGCAAGCACCTCATTcatctgaaaatgaaaataatataactaATTAATCGACTGTAAAATTTCAAGCAagaaaccaaaatttatttattaaatacaaCCTATCCATCTGATGACAAATTGGTTGACCGTGGATATCAAATATGAGACATGCAGATTCATTCGCTCAAAATTGTTGCTTCATTGATTCTGATAATTGGAAAAGAAAGCCACAAAGATCATACAACAAAGAAACATAACACCATTAAGATAAGGAATTTGGAACAAACTAAAACCTGATACTAAACGCCTCCTAAAAAGATACATTGATACTTAGATAGAAGCCTAGTACCTTGGCATCATGAAACAGAAGCAACTCATTACACTAGGAATGcaacaattaaaatgttataaagcTTTAAAAGCATAATCCAGTGAATTGTaagagaatttttttatatgaaacaTTCCACATAGGCAAGGTAATAAAGGTTATATAACACAACAAAGGAACTTTACTGCaaaggaaatttttttcaatttgacttCTTGACAATGAGAGAGAGATTTgcataaagaaaaacaacattGCAACCCATGTTAGCAATGATCTTCAGCCCTGTTACATTAAGAAAAACAACTCCACAATCCGTGTTAgaatttcaactaatttatgataaaaaatcCAAGCTCAACAATATTATCATTCATAAgcataaacaaacaaattgtAGCATTGTTGTTCCATAACCTTTATGAACTCCCCAAGTTTAGTAACTGTCCCTTTTATTATCAGTAAAACAAGGCTAAAAGACAATGAGTAACCCTTTTTGAACCCCTATAATGCCTATGATTCCCCAACAACAATGCCATGATCAAATTACAACATACATCAAAATATCCGACGTTTTTAGGGAGAATAGATAAACACTATGATCTAAGCACAAAGATCAAAGGATGATctttcaaaagaaagaaaaatcaggTTATGCCATTAAGTAGAACTTGTGAGATCTGACTTTAATTCCCAAAAAAGGCTTTCAATCTGAGTGCAAACTGCAACAAATTAAACCCaataaacctaattaaaaattttttcgAAATCAAAGTTTCCCCCTAAAGAGGAAAAATTCTTCCATGggaattcaaaatcaaaattgaaatttgaaagatCAGAAGGTGTTTCtctaaatcaaatgaaaaaagaacAATCTATAATCAACATTAAGAAACCAAAAGGAAAATAGAGGAAGAAAAGTAATGGGAAATTGGAATGATTAGAAAGAGGTACCCTTCGACATTCTTGAGGGTTTGATTAAACCTAAAATCAAGGCTTTCTTTATTACaatgatctttttcaacatggttgttgttgttgttgttgttgttggtaTTCATGGTTTTGATGTTATTTCCTTGATTCTTGTGTTTCTCTCTCAAGACGACaattaaagtgtttttcttctttcaaaaccCTCTTCCTCTTGCTCACTCCAAACGATTCTACACAGGTATATTGTTTTAGGTTTTAACTTAAGGAGAATGGTGATGGTAAAGAGAAAGTAacaagagatgaagtttaaatAGAACAAAGAAATTTCATACTCAAAGTTGATAATCAAAAATCTCAGATGGGAGTTTCAAGAGGATGTGAGATGggtaaaaaaggaagaaaaataattttgtatattcttGGAACCATTGAATAGCCATTCATTAGAGATGGCACTGAATTGTGTTGGATCGCGGCACCCCTATGgtgcaaatgaaaaataaaaatccgcGATCCTAACCGAGGATCcatgtgaggaacgaatcgggtgAAAGAGGttgcgaaattacctaatgtttattcgaGTAGACAAGAACacctcaacaacgagtagtcGATCTGTGTCGAACCaaaccgcaatctatcgtgattcCGGCCTctcgtaatccacccagttgactacaaatgaaggaatccccaaaagcagttttgagagttatttttctttgaaggtcgctagactcaaacaaagaaaaacgggattatatatatccttttgttttagggttttttttaagaattaattaaatataataatattttaatctgaaaattataattacattaattataatataagttcggtaaaccatatatttatttgaattcttatgctaaccaaattcatgtcctcactatacgtacaacaaccttgtacataatgtgttggaaatttgattaccgattaaattaat
The nucleotide sequence above comes from Gossypium raimondii isolate GPD5lz chromosome 13, ASM2569854v1, whole genome shotgun sequence. Encoded proteins:
- the LOC105781159 gene encoding LOW QUALITY PROTEIN: cytochrome P450 89A2 (The sequence of the model RefSeq protein was modified relative to this genomic sequence to represent the inferred CDS: deleted 1 base in 1 codon); protein product: PWFFILISMFIALILKLFFNSLTQTRKTSQNFPPGPYPLPIVGNLFLFRKSFNDLHHILQSLHAKLGPIITLHFGSRPAIFIADRFLSHQALVQNGAIFADRPPPLDGREQVVITTAVYGPTWRVLGRNLTAEMIHSSRVKSYSYARKVVLERLLKLLKDQSDSADRWVEVTDQFRNSMFSMLAFMCFGKELEEQKIKEIAEVERDMMRTFGEVSMVSVLPRVTMIIFYKQWKKIFQLQEKLRRLIVPLILDRKKLKQEKSNEGENQDDNKHGISFYVDTLLDVKLPEENRSLDVEEILGLCSEFLNGGTDNTSALLQWIMANLVKNPHIQQKLFMEIKGVIGNEEKMVKEDDLHEMPYLKAVILEGLRRHPPLRFLLPHSVTKDVVLDGYFMPRNGTMNFMIGDMGMDPKVWEDPMSFKPERFVTSAEDGEGFDITGSNEIKMMPFGARRRICPGYALALLHLEYFVANLVWNFEWKAGGDITMEEQREFSVQMKHPLQALISPRFL